GCACTGATATACAACCACAAAAGCATCACGATCACGGCGCCAAGCGAGCCGTAGACCTTGTTGTAATTGGCAAAATTCTGCAAATATACGGTGAAGGCCCATGTCGCCAGTGCCCACAGGATGGTCGCCGCAATGGCACCCGGTGTGATCCACCCCGCCCGAGCGACACCGCGTCGGTTGGGCGCGTAACGATAGACAAGCCCCAGGGCGAGCAGCACCGTCGAAATAGCGACGCACCAGCGCAACACCTCGGCGATGAAGCTCAGGAAGGGTCCAACCGGTAGGAATGCCAGCGCGATAGGCGCAACGACAAGTGCCGCAAAGCAGGCCAAGGCGAGCACGATGAGCGAACCAGTCAGTCCAAAGGCGACCATCATGTGGCGCAATCCGCCGCGGTTCCGCTCGCCGTAGACCGCGTTCAGCCCGACGACGAGGGCCGCGATGCCCGCCCGCGTTGACCACAGCGCAATGGCGATAGAAACCAATCCTGCCCA
This portion of the Roseovarius nanhaiticus genome encodes:
- a CDS encoding YihY/virulence factor BrkB family protein is translated as MSERANAAYGSPRRPIGIWRALKGVWVLIGEKNLNLIASGIGFYGLLATFPAIAALIALWGFVADPALVAAQVSEFTTLLPDEVATLLTARVTELVAADSTTLGWAGLVSIAIALWSTRAGIAALVVGLNAVYGERNRGGLRHMMVAFGLTGSLIVLALACFAALVVAPIALAFLPVGPFLSFIAEVLRWCVAISTVLLALGLVYRYAPNRRGVARAGWITPGAIAATILWALATWAFTVYLQNFANYNKVYGSLGAVIVMLLWLYISAFVCLLGAALNAELELQQKADTTRGPAKPMGQRGAFVADNTSRNFENADG